A genomic window from Canis lupus dingo isolate Sandy chromosome 13, ASM325472v2, whole genome shotgun sequence includes:
- the SCRIB gene encoding protein scribble homolog isoform X3, whose translation MLKCIPLWRCNRHVESVDKRHCSLQAVPEEIYRYSRSLEELLLDANQLRELPKPFFRLLNLRKLGLSDNEIQRLPPEVANFMQLVELDVSRNDIPEIPESIKFCKALEIADFSGNPLSRLPEGFTQLRSLAHLALNDVSLQALPGDVGNLANLVTLELRENLLKSLPSSLSFLVKLEQLDLGGNELEVLPDTLGALPNLRELWLDRNQLSALPPELGNLRRLVCLDVSENRLEELPAELGGLLLLTDLLLSQNLLQRLPDGIGQLKQLSILKVDQNRLCEVTEAIGDCENLSELILTENLLTALPRSLGKLTKLTNLNADRNRLEVLPPEIGGCAALSVLSLRDNRLATLPAELAHTAELHVLDVAGNRLQSLPFALTHLNLKALWLAENQAQPMLRFQTEDDAQTGEKVLTCYLLPQQPPPSLEESGLQSSPSESWSDAPPSRVSVIQFLEVPMCSDDAEGAAAEKRGLQRRATPHPSELKVMKRGVEERRGEAYSWKPESRLPSPLEEDKRLSTESGLSEDSQPSTGTASQGEPEGSLADTQGLSQQEAAPNAQEEAVEEETYEEPTVRFAEDTLLLPPAGEDGESEEGQLEAPWPLPGGRQRLIRKDTPHYKKHFKISKLPQPEAVVALLQGAQPDGEGPAGAGGWHNGPHTPWAPRAEEEDEEDEEEDEEEEEVAVAEEDKEEAVVSAPSIKGVSFDQANNLLIEPARIEEEELTLTIVRQTGGLGISIAGGKGSTPYKGDDEGIFISRVSEEGPAAQAGVRVGDKLLEVNGVALHGAEHHQAVEALRGAGTTVQMRLWRERMVEPENAVTVTPLRPEDDYSPRERRGAGLRLPLLQPEAAGPLRQRHVACLVRSEKGLGFSIAGGKGSTPYRAGDGGIFISRIAEGGAAHRAGTLQVGDRVLSINGVDMTEARHDHAVSLLTAASPTIALLLEREAGGPLPPSPLPHSPPPPVTAPSTVVTASPGESGPLRLAPSLLAATLEGPYPVEEICLPRAGGPLGLSIVGGSDHSSHPFGIQEPGVFISKVLPRGLAARSGLRVGDRILAVNGQDIREATHQEAVSALLRPCLELVLLVRRDPPPPGMRELCIQKAPGEKLGISVRGGAKGHAGNPCDPTDEGIFISKVSPTGAAGRDGRLRVGLRLLEVNQQSLLGLTHGEAVQLLRSVGDTLTVLVCDGFDTSTVAPAEVSPGVIANPFAAGVGRRNSLESVSSIDRELSPEGCGKEKEPPGPTPQWGLEAMVPPGTTGGKMAEGPHSPSCQQPPSPPSPDTLPTNVKQAYRTFAAVPGPHPLQDTPAQPPTPGPMASPEQLSFRERQKYFELEVRMPQAEGPPKRVSLVGADDLRKMQEEEARKLQQKRAQLMREAEDGALSLDLDGEAPDDEEPEEPPPWAGPAAGLSPSSPQPLGGGAPVRTAKAERRHQERLRVQSPELSTPLPDRALSPAERRALEAEKRALWRAARMKSLEQDALRAQMVLSKSQEGRSRRGPLERLAEAPSPAPTPSPTPVEDLGLQTSTSPGRLSPDFAEELRSLEPSPSPGLQEEDGEVAMVLLGRPSPGTVGPEEVTLCSSRRPVRPGRRGLGPVPS comes from the exons ACATCCCTGAGATCCCCGAGAGCATCAAGTTCTGCAAGGCTCTGGAGATCGCGGACTTCAGTGGGAACCCTCTGTCTAG GCTCCCCGAAGGCTTCACTCAGCTGCGCAGCCTGGCTCACCTGGCCCTGAATGATGTGTCCCTGCAGGCGCTGCCCGGGGACGTGGGCAA CCTCGCCAACCTGGTGACCCTGGAGCTCCGGGAGAACCTGCTCAAGTCCTTGCCCTC GTCTCTGTCCTTCCTGGTCAAGCTGGAACAGCTGGATCTGGGAGGCAACGAGCTGGAAGTACTG CCCGACACCCTCGGGGCTCTGCCCAATCTCCGGGAACTGTGGCTGGACCGGAACCAGTTGTCGGCACTGCCCCCG GAGCTGGGGAACCTGCGGCGCCTGGTGTGCCTGGACGTGTCGGAGAACCGGCTGGAGGAGTTGCCCGCGGAGCTCGGTGGCCTGCTGTTGCTCACTGACCTGCTACTTTCCCAGAATCTGTTGCAGAGGCTTCCTGACGGCATCG GTCAGCTGAAGCAGCTGTCCATCCTGAAGGTGGACCAGAACCGTCTGTGTGAGGTGACCGAGGCCATTGGTGACTGCGAGAATCTCTCAGAGCTGATCCTCACTGAGAACCTGCTGACG GCTCTGCCTCGGTCTTTGGGGAAGCTGACCAAGCTGACCAACCTCAATGCAGACCGGAACCGCCTGGAGGTGCTGCCACCGGAGATTGGAGGCTGTGCGGCCCTCAGTGTTCTCTCCTTGAGGGACAACCGCCTGGCCACTCTGCCAGCCGAGCTCGCCCACACGGCTGAGTTACATGTGCTGGACGTGGCCGGCAACCG GCTGCAGAGTCTGCCGTTTGCGCTCACCCACCTCAACCTCAAGGCTCTATGGCTCGCTGAGAACCAGGCACAGCCGATGCTCCGGTTCCAGACGGAGGATGATGCTCAGACCGGCGAGAAGGTGCTCACCTGTTACCTGctgccccagcagcccccacccaGCCTTG AGGAATCAGGGCTGCAGAGCAGCCCTTCGGAGAGCTGGAGCGATGCCCCGCCCAGCCGCGTCAGCGTCATCCAGTTTCTGGAGGTCCCCATGTGCAGCGATGATGCCGAGGGAGCTGCTGCCGAGAAGCGG GGCCTGCAGCGCCGGGCCACACCTCACCCCAGCGAGCTGAAGGTGATGAAGAGGGGTGTCGAGGAGCGTCGTGGTGAAGCCTACTCCTGGAAGCCTGAGTCCAGGCTGCCCTCGCCCCTCGAGGAG GACAAGAGACTGAGCACGGAGTCCGGCCTGAGTGAGGATTCGCAGCCGTCCACAGGCACCGCCTCCCAAGGTGAACCTGAGGGGTCACTGGCAGACACCCAGGGGCTGAGCCAGCAGGAAGCCGCCCCCAACGCCCAGGAGGAGGCTGTGGAGGAGGAGACGTACGAGGAG CCCACAGTGCGCTTTGCAGAGGACACGCTGCTGCTGCCCCCAGCAGGGGAAGATGGCGAGAGCGAGGAGGGGCAGCTGGAGGcgccctggcccctgcctggcGGGAGGCAACGTCTCATCCGCAAGGACACACCGCACTACAAGAAGCACTTCAAGATCTCCAAGCTGCCCCAGCCCGAGGCCGTCGTGGCTCTGCTGCAGGGGGCGCAGCCAGACGGTGAGGGCccggcaggggctgggggctggcacaACGGCCCCCACACGCCCTGGGCTCCACGAGccgaggaggaggacgaggaggacgaggaggaggacgaggaggaggaggaggtggcagtggccgaggaggacaaggaggaggcCGTGGTCTCTGCGCCCTCCATCAAG GGGGTGTCGTTTGACCAGGCCAATAACCTGCTGATAGAGCCCGCACGCATTGAGGAGGAAGAG CTGACGCTCACCATTGTGCGGCAGACGGGGGGCCTGGGTATCAGCATCGCTGGTGGCAAGGGCTCTACGCCCTACAAGGGGGATGACGAG GGCATATTCATCTCACGGGTGTCTGAGGAGGGCCCCGCAGCCCAGGCAGGGGTCCGGGTGGGCGACAAGCTCCTCGAG GTGAACGGCGTGGCCTTACACGGCGCGGAGCACCACCAAGCTGTGGAGGCGCTGCGGGGCGCAGGCACCACCGTGCAGATGCGGCTGTGGCGGGAGCGCATGGTGGAGCCCGAGAACGCGGTCACTGTCACGCCGCTGCGGCCTGAGGACGACTATAGCCCGCGGGAACGGCGGGGAGCCGGCCTGCgcctgcccctgctccagcccGAGGCCGCTGGGCCCCTCCGCCAGCGGCACGTGGCCTGCCTTGTGCGCAGTGAGAAGGGCCTAGGCTTCAGCATCGCCGGCGGGAAAGGCTCCACACCTTACCGGGCTGGCGATGGg GGCATCTTCATCTCGCGCATCGCAGAGGGGGGCGCTGCCCACCGGGCGGGCACCCTGCAGGTCGGCGACCGTGTCCTCTCG ATCAATGGGGTGGACATGACTGAGGCCAGGCACGACCACGCCGTCTCCTTGCTGACCGCCGCGTCCCCCACCATCGCCCTGCTGCTGGAGCGGGAGGCCGGGGGGCCCCTTCCCCCCAGCCCTCTGccacactcccccccaccccctgtcacAGCCCCCAGCACCGTGGTCACTGCCAGCCCTGGAGAGTCTGGGCCGCTCAGGCTGGCTCCTAGCCTGCTGGCTGCCACCTTGGAGGGGCCGTACCCGGTGGAG GAGATCTGCCTCCCAAGAGCCGGGGGCCCACTGGGGCTCAGCATCGTCGGGGGCTCTGACCACTCCAGCCACCCGTTTGGTATCCAGGAGCCTGGCGTGTTCATCTCCAAG GTGCTCCCACGGGGCCTGGCCGCACGTAGTGGCCTTCGAGTTGGGGACCGCATTCTGGCAGTGAACGGGCAGGACATTCGGGAGGCCACACACCAGGAGGCGGTTAGCGCCCTGCTCCGGCCCTGCCTGGAGCTGGTCTTGCTCGTGAGGAGGGACCCGCCACCACCGGGCATGCGGGAGCTCTGCATCCAGAAGGCCCCCGGGGAGAAGCTGGGCATCAGTGTTCGAGGGGGCGCCAAGGGCCATGCGGGGAACCCCTGTGACCCCACGGACGAGGGCATCTTCATTTCCAAG GTGAGCCCCACGGGAGCAGCCGGGCGCGATGGCCGGCTGCGGGTGGGGCTGCGGCTGCTGGAGGTGAACCAACAGAGCCTGCTCGGCCTGACACACGGCGAGGCCGTGCAGCTGCTGCGCAGCGTGGGCGACACCCTCACCGTGCTCGTCTGTGACGGCTTCGACACCAGCACCGTGGCTCCCGCTGAG GTGTCCCCAGGCGTCATCGCTAACCCCTTCGCGGCAGGCGTCGGCCGTCGGAACAGTCTGGAGAGCGTCTCCTCCATCGATCGGGAGCTGAGCCCTGAAGGCTGTGGCAAG GAGAAGGAGCCGCCGGGACCAACCCCACAGTGGGGACTGGAGGCCATG GTGCCGCCTGGGACCACAGGAGGGAAGATGGCCGAGGGTCCCCACTCCCCGAGCTGCCAGCAG CCCCCGTCCCCACCCTCTCCGGACACGCTGCCCACCAACGTGAAGCAAGCCTACAGGACCTTTGCTGCTGTGCCCGGCCCTCACCCGCTGCAGGACACCCCTGCTCAG CCCCCCACACCTGGGCCCATGGCCTCCCCGGAGCAGCTTTCTTTCCGTGAGCGGCAGAAATACTTTGAGCTGGAGGTGCGGATGCCCCAGGCCGAGGGCCCCCCCAAGCGCGTGTCACTGGTGGGTGCTGATGACCTGCGCAAGATGCAGGAGGAGGAAG CCCGAAAGTTGCAGCAGAAGAGGGCGCAGCTGATGCGGGAGGCAGAGGACGGCGCGCTGAGCCTGGACCTGGACGGGGAGGCCCCCGACGACGAGGAGCCCGAGGAGCCGCCACCCTGGGCCGGCCCTgctgcagg GCTCAGCCCCTCGTCCCCCCAGCCTCTCGGAGGTGGCGCCCCGGTGCGCACGGCCAAAGCGGAGCGGCGCCATCAGGAGCGGCTGCGCGTGCAGAGCCCCGAGCTGTCCACGCCCTTGCCTGACCGGGCTCTGTCCCCTGCTGAGCGCCGAGCCCTGGAGGCCGAGAAGCGCGCCCTGTGGAGGGCTGCCAG GATGAAGTCCCTGGAGCAGGACGCCCTCCGCGCACAGATGGTCCTCAGCAAGTCCCAGGAGGGCCGGAGCCGGCGGGGGCCCCTAGAGAGGCTGGCCGAGGCCCCATCGCCCGcacccaccccctcacccacccccGTGGAAG ACCTCGGGCTCCAGACCAGCACCTCCCCTGGACGCCTG TCCCCAGATTTTGCTGAGGAGCTGAGGTCCCTGGAACCGTCTCCCAGCCCTG GCCTGCAGGAGGAGGACGGAGAGGTGGCCATGGTGCTTCTGGGCAGGCCGTCACCGGGCACCGTGGGCCCCGAGGAGGTGACACTGTGCAGCAGCCGCCGCCCAGTGCGGCCAGGACGCCGTGGCCTGGGCCCCGTGCCCTCCTAG